From the Asterias amurensis chromosome 1, ASM3211899v1 genome, the window TACTGTTTAGTGTTATATCGCGATTATATTattgattttaaaaatgttggctgtaattttgtttaatataaatttAATGTGGTTGAACTTTGAAGCCTTGTTGGCCTTGGGGAGTTTTCCTCATCCCCAGCGCAGCAGACacatttttcataaataaaaatagcactGTTCAGTTCAGTTGTTTAGTACAATAGTAGAATAGCAGGCCCttaattcttaaaaaaacacctaaaccctttttttaattaaagtatGTTTATCTTATCTTACTCCAAATTAAAGATGATCTAGACACAAAAACTGCAGAATAGAAGGCCCAAATGCGCACTACGTTTCATTCATATAATAATACTTGGCTGGTACCGCCCACACAAAGTACACTGCCTGACAGCAGGTCGGCATGCTGTTAAAGTGTATCGAACGGGTTTTGTCTACAAAAAGAAATCTCACCTGATTGTCTGGAATCCACGGTGGTTCATCAAGCTGAAATGGACTCGTATCCTTATCCTCCACACTCACCATACGCAGCCCACTCTTACTACGAACAAGTTTTTTACCAGCATCAGCCATGCTCACACGAATTTATCAAGTTTTTGAGCAacaattttcattaaaaattgtGCCTGCCTCTTCCCGTGAACTTCGTCGTCTACCCCATCAGCAATTGCTGAAAATAATGAAGGGCGCCCTCGTTTGACACTAATCGACCGCAGACCTAGACTGGTGCCAATTTAGTAAAAACATTACACACGTTGAAAGGGTATTGTTGAAAGGTTACCGCTCATAATATTCATCACATTATTTTGAGCTTGAACTACTGCACTTCGGTGTGTGAATTCGGgaaacatttttgtgttattttccCAAGTTAAAATGAGTTTAGACTTTAGCAGACAAGATACCCAAAGTGGCGCAGGGCCTGGCTTTGTAGGCATTCGTTTCTGTCAGGAATGGTGAGcattttttttatctgtacggttgttttgaatttttagtTAATTAAATAATGATGAGTATTATTTTGGGGCGATTGTGTACCCGTTCGTTGTGTATTGTTTATAAAATTTTGCAGCACTGCTGTACTGTACTGACTGAGacctttttatttctttgtttcataatttgtttaccTATGTGTAATTATCCAACAGCAATAATATGCTCTACCCAAAAGAAGACAAAGAGAATAAGGTCCTACTGTATGCGgtaagttttgttgttttacttttaaattacaCTATCAAAtatcataatattattattagattaaagagggacattacagaattggttttgctagcagaAAAGTTGCTGGCCAGTGTAAAGTGTATGTTGTATCAAAATGTCATtggatgatttgtttttgttttcttaaaagtttattcGCAAAAAATTTCAAATGCTATAAATCATATAAAAAGAGTCAGTTAGAAATCACAGTACGGTATTGTAGGGGAAAATTAATATGTTTTTGATATATCAATAATCAATGTTcatcatgtttttcttgttCCAATAATTTAGTGTCGGAACTGCGACTATCAACAAGAGGCCGATAACAACTGTGTTTATGTCAACAAAATCACCCATGAAGTagagtgagtttttttttatattcaaagATAGATATTTTCTAAGTTTCTTTAAAGTTATCCATGTTAATCTCCTTTTATAGCCTATCAGGTGGTTTTGCTGTGCGTGTGTGTGAGTTCAGTTTTGAACCAAAATTCTACTTATACCATTATGGTTTTTATTCCTTGGAAATATACTCTTTGttgtaaataaagaaaataacctGTATAAAAGATTTAGAGACCACTCTGTTTGTGCCTCATTGTTTCCACTTTAAAAAAACtgataaatgtacatgtatgattttcATTTACTTTACAGTGAGTTAACTCAGATTGTAGCTGAGGTTGTAGCAGACCCTACTCTTCCACGCACTGAGGACCATCCATGCCCTCGCTGCAAAAATAAAGAGTCTGTTTTCTTCCAGTCCCAGACAAACAGAGCAGAGGTATAAAAGCTTGCACTCTCTGAAATCACCGAATCcttgttaaaattattttgtttatcaacTATTGAATTCAGACaaattaagcccggttcatatttcCTTCAAATACAAAGCTTtgcattcccaggaagtatgagcctGGTTTCACtgatattgttgttattattatatacctGTACTTCAGTTTCTGGTGGTGATGAACCCAATAATGTCTCATGTcgaagtgaacttaatcactatagCACGTCTGAGGAAACTTGTAAACAATGGTGCTTGCTATGTAAACCAGAAAACACCAGGGCAAAGCCCTTCTCCTAACGATAAGTTTACTGGTTTCTTTTATGTACAATACAACAACACATGAACTCAACCGCTTagtgtcccatctgaaggacaaaacaAGAATGGTAAAGTATCCACGACCGGGACACAAACCAcaactctgttgatcagaaaacATCAATAGCTTAAGACTAAGTCCAGTGTGCTTGATCACTTGGCCTCGACAAGCCACTGCTATACTATATTTTAAAGCATTATTGAGAGTAGGTTTTTGATTAATATTTTGCAACTGTTGCCTTTTTGTCTTGTGCAGGAAGGGATGAGGCTATACTACGTGTGCACGTCACCTAACTGTGGTCATCGATGGACAGAATGAATGAACGACGCTCTATCCATAAAACTTTCAAGTTTCTAATACACCCATTTAAACAGTCTGAAATTATCCATGGAACACTAGTGAGGTTCGCAATGTCcaagaggtcatgacctctgctGACTGATCTTAGCAACAGCACCTCCGGCCGTGAGAATGTTTCAACCAACATGTGTGCAAACTGAAGACCGAGACACATTTTGGATGGCATGACCGATGGCATTATTTTGTTCACTCTGTTAAATTAGATGAACTACGTGTTAACCTGCTAGAATTGTTCTGAACAAACTGTTGAAGTTGATGCATTATTTTACTGGGATTTACAGCGGAAAGGAAGAATGCCTCTCATTTAAGTTTGTTTTCTCTGTAACTTGTAAAAAGGCACTTGTACATTCCTTCTGATGTAGTTGTTCAAATACCAGAACACAACATTTAGATCTTCTGCAAGTCACACTTTAAGattgtttttctcaaatttaGGAATCAAAGTCTGTAGTCAGGAAAGTGCTAGGCAGAACACAAGTGCTTAGCAAAAGTTAGAGGAAACCATTTACAAACACTTTGTATCAATTTGCAGGGTTTTTTTTCAGCTGGTGAGTAGGGCCCATTTTAACAGACCTGCTAAAGCAGAAAATCTTGCTCAGAGCATAAACAAGCAGAATAACGGTCACCAACATGAATGGTAGTGACTCTAGTACAATTTCCGTTAAGCACAATTGCTTTGCACTTAGTTGATATTTTGTAGGAACAGCTATTTGAAATTGGGCTGCtattcacaaaactttacttggAGTTAGACTTGATGATAATCTAGCTCTTTGTATCACAAACCTGCTTGTTTTccccagccgtcaatttcacaaagagttaggactcgtcctaacttaggattaatctaaaggtctgcatgctacagtgcagggttgggactcgtcctaagtcataagattaaacccaagttaggaagagttttgtgaaatcgacggcaggaaaCTTACTCTGGAGAGATTTTAATTAACTTGGGTTTGTTTCCCAATCACACTATCCAAAGTttaaacctcacttggaaaTGCAGACGAGAGTCATGTATGTAACTGGTTTGAAAGATGAATTTTGTATAATAAAACCCAGCATGCAttgtttgcaacaaaataaattatcaaacataaatGATATtagtttggtttgttttggaTATGTTTTATTCTAGTCTTAATCGTTTTGGAAAAAACTAACGATGAAGTTTTATTCCTTGTCCCACTTTGTTCCTAGTATTTTCTGTACACTGCCACATGAAAGCAATCAATTTGGCATTACAGAACTCGACAAACGCAATGTCTGTCTATGTTTAACTTAATCATGCAAGACTGGTACGTCTGTTTACAAATCACATCTACTCCAATCAGCCATTTGCGAGTTCGATTTGAATAATGTCAGGTACagtgacttgcttagtcacaagttaccgcttacatttgaattcctcggactccagagacagttgctatgtcaaatggttatgggcaagcttttgtatagcaacctccagatgagcagaccctggtaacattgtgccatacacatccaatcagaattgtgtatgggtgatcaccgtctcttacgtaactacgcaaaagcttgcccgaatcatgtgacatagcaactgtctcaatagtctgaggaattcaaactaAAGTAGTGACTTGTAatcaagcaagtcattgtaccagacacaATCAAATCTAACCTGCAAATGGCTTATTCCCACAACTACTGAGGTAAAATACATAATATCAAAACACTATCCCAAACGTCGCAATTATCATCAACAGGTATGTACAAAAACTATATTGTGGATCAATATGCTGTGCCATTGAAAACCATATTTTAATATGCTAAAAATAAGCAGCACTATCGAGTTGCAATAATACAGCACAAGGCTTTTCAAGACTTATGCAGTGTTTATACAGCAAGCtctcaaaataataaactcTACAGCTTCATCATGTTGGCAAGTGACGTGTTTGTAATATAATCATTGGTAATAAGCCAATATGTCACATACATACAGTTGCAATTTGACCAAACTCACTAGCTTTATCGACCCAATGCAGTACTgttacttcacggaggcaaccaAGGCCTTCATGCccccaggtcattgccttggtgcccttgaaaggctccagtagaaattaacaacttcctcatagggtgcccttcaccaataagaaaatgccttggtgcacttgccctttcaaaaatgaagcatatagGCCTGCACTGCCTTCCTGACACTTCTTATGACAGAAGCTTGTAACGCGTGACCAAACCCGGCGTTTTCGCAAAACACGTAAAATCCCAGTCCATTATTGAATTTTCTCAAAGAAAATATTAAGCTCAATACATTGCTTAGGAGTTTCTGGTAATGCTAAGAGCTAGTTGGTGTTAAGTGGCTATCGTTAACATCACACTTACCaacagggcccactttcataaagcctgtacgcacacaaatttgcttagcatgaaatttcttccttgataaaaacatgattaccgaacaaattttagtttgttgcatattgctttatactggtattcagctgttgtttgcttatcctgaaaatcatgtgggaATTTGGTTgacaatcctgtttttattaagcaaGCAATTTCacgcaaaacaaaattttgtgctttcaggctttatgaaactgggccaaggATTATGAATTTACAATCGTAAATATTGACTGTCAATGTAAACAAATCCGGTAACAGACCATAGTCTCCCCTTGTAGCTGCAGATTCTGATTGGCTTACAATGATTTAAAAATCATGATTACTACAGCATGATAAGGTTGTATTTTCCATCTCTTAAACAGTTCTTTATAGATACTCGCACTGAGCTGTAGAGAGAGCTTATTAAAGAAGCATTATACACGGCTAAAAAAAGCTATCTCTAAAATTAGTAGCTAAAAACATTCAACGACTTAAGAACATTTATCTGTGTTAAGCATTATACATGTTATAAAAAACAAGCATTTTTTTTCTAAGGTAGATAGATAAACGTGACTGAAGAGAAATGTTGGACTCGCAGCTCATGTACAAACGAGAAACATCACAAATATCACTCCGcaattaaggcccggtcccactgcagcgataacaaaaacgataacgataacgacgcaaagagagtGCATTCCAtaggttgaatgagcgtgtacgtattctgcgtggagcaattcaaccaatagaatgcgttctctttgcgtggTAATCGTTTTCGTTGTCGGCCtttatactaaaaataaaaGCTCAGCACCCGGATCTCAGACAACGTGTCAAATCTCACTAAGTACAAAGCGAAGGGTACTCTTGGGTGAAAGATACATGCAATAATTGTTATCGATCATCCGTAAAAGAGTCTATGTTGTCAAATTCTggtaaaaataatcaaacttgaTCAAATCTAAAGCCGACCATCGAGGGCTAATTTGGGACATTGAAGTTCATTTTGGGAGGCCTGAGTGATAAATCAGCTTCATTacttagaagaaaaaaatataaataaaacctTTTAGTTCACTGTTAACATGTTCTTTCCGaagaatgaaaaataaataataaaaacaaaataggtAAACTACATGAATGTAGGTTTTTACTTTGAACAATTGGTTTGGGCACACATTTGTTTAAATATGTGAACAATGCATACTTGAAAGTATGCAAGGCAACAGTCTCCAAATGAgtttaaaacaaacagacaagtGAATTTTGTCATAAATGGTTTTGCAATCATCGAACATTTTACTACAGAAGGCTGCCTGATCCCTATGATAAAAAGTATGGattaaaaataatcattatTCACAACTTCTAAATACACATGTCCTAAAATagattcaattttgtttgcataCATATTAAGCACAAGATTCATTTCTGTATTTCGCATTTCTTGATTTATGCTTTTTACAGCAGAGTATCAGAAATCTAGAGTTTACATTCTCGGTTTCCCTGGTCAATTTGGCAAGAAagcagacattttcatttgtttgcaTTCATATTAAAGCAATTTTGCCTCTACAGTTAAATTTGTCACCCAATTTCAGTTAGAAATGCAAGTTTATAGAGAAATATATTCAATAAAATTTAGAGGGCGTTCTTTTTAGCCATGAGTTATCGGCATTCAATTCAGCAGAGTATGCAGCAGAGTATGCGCAACTAGATATTTCTACCAAATTGTTACTTTCGTTTTATCAATTATGAGCAATCAGCATTAACAAAATAccctaaaaacaaatacaaagcaTAGACttctttatttctttcttgggaaaaaaaagtatacctttgggcAACTTCAAGATCATATATGTCATTGGtgtttgtaagtttttttttattatcccTTGTGTTTTCTGAACCATCTTTTAACGAGCCAGGTATCTGAGCACGTTTATTTGCTGCCACTTGGTGCTTTCTTCACAGATTTGCAAGTTTGTAGTTGTACTCAATAGCAATCATTatcaaaaaaaggaaatcaggAAAGTAAATTCTCATTCAAGAATGTGACCCATTTTTATCCCTTTTAAAATCTACAAGACAGGCAACATTCATGATAGAACAACAAAGTAGCAAATCGGCAGCACAAATCCAACAAATGGCTGCccgaaaacaaatttgaatgaCCAAATGAGCGGTGCAGAAAGCTGCTGCGAGTTTGAATGCTGTCCGAGTgagttgttaaattgaatggttaTCTTTATAAAATCTCATGACACAAATTTGCTTTATACACTAAGTGAAATTCAATGACTATTTTGAGGAGCTTTCAATTTCGCAAAAATAAACAGAATAACCCAATGTTTAAATTTGCTGCTTATTTGCCGAAAATGACTGGGAAAACCTTataacaaaattttcaaattttgcttttaatATTTCAACAATTTTGGGGGCAAGCAGCTAGAATGTAACATTACATAAGTCACATAACACGGAAACTAATATCAGTGTACACATCCAACCCCCCCTTCCCATTTCCCCTCCCACAAAAGGCCGCATGGAtgattatcccccccccccacccccacaagGTGTAACAGCAACATTTTctcttgaagacgatcagagcacactgatcgaaacgacAAGTTGTTAAACCACAGTTTCTTTTTCCGAAAAGAAAGTTTTAAGCGCTGGTTCCTCCGTGAACCTCACCAGCCaccatgcaatgtttcaaaCCTTACTTCACATTTTCAACCTTAAAATGTTCTGTATCTAAATGCTACACCTGTTGAAATGGAACACTTTGAGGGTGAGGGATGGCCCTTTTTTCAAAGTCTTCGGTGATAATTAAATACTTAGGGAGTAAACTCTTTCCACTCCATCAGAGTCTTCTTTCCTCCTTCTTGTTCTGGAAACATTTATGAAGACAAGTATCTACTCCATTTGCCTCATCTTGATTCAGAGAGGATCCCCTTCCAAATTGTCAATACTTTAATGCAATAACACATTCCATTAATGGCTGCCATATATCCCACGTTGATGCCTTGGTCTTCCACCACACATTTCCATTGTCCTACTTTCGGGGGAAAATGATGTCATTTCATGAGTTTTTCTTGGCCTAGGTTTAGTCAGATCGTCTCACCGATAGTCTTCCAAGGTTTGGATTTAGGTGGCTACCTTCTTCCTATCATCCCCATTCTACATCACTTTGTTCATGTAGACatcatttttgtttctattttcctCTGGATTGTTGGTCTCCTCAATCATCTGCCTCAGCCTCTACAGGGTTCCAGTCTGATTCAACGCTAGGGGAATCACCTAATGTCTCCTGGGTGCCATCGTCAAGGAAACTATCCTTGTAATCATAAGTGTTTTCCGCCCCATCGTCGTCACTGGCACCATCAACAACAGTGGCTGCGGAGATTGATAAAGAGAAAGATGTCATCTTCGTATGAGAgaggtttttaaaattttattgttAATGTACAGGTTTTCCCATAGTTAGTGTTTAAATCCGTTTATGAGCTCTCTGGAAAATCCTGTAGTAAGGCAGATAGGACTGAGGTAAACCTTTTTCTATCAACCCGACCCACAACAACCAGTGACCTAATAAATCCactctaaataataataactttcgtcAGTTATCTTTTCAATCCTGCGCAAGATTTCATTTCctaaaactaaaaacaacatTCATCACTCTgaaattattcatttatttccttCCTGGTTTGTCCTCATACACAACAAGGTTCTCTAATCGTACCTTTTCTCTTTGCAGCTTGCCTCTTTGGTCGTCCAGGCGCCTTGGTGTGTTTAAACTCTTTTAAATGTCTCTTATTTTTCCTACggatgaagaaaacaaacaatggaTATGGTAAAATACAATTACAAGTGCACAAATTATCCAAattcacctgggcccaatttcctaaagCCTGTAAGCGCAAATACTTGCCAAGCCCAAAAAGAGTTgcttaaaaattaaattattacatcaaattttgctcaaagtaAATAACTATTTACAACACTTTGCAAATAGGTTAGGGGAAGAACATGTATTAATGCATTTAAAATTAACATTTATATTGTAATAAAATGCACATAAAAGGATGGGATTGCCCAAAAGCATACAAATAACATGTAAGCAATCCCCATAAAAGTGCACATAAACTGTACTGTTAtaaaaatgcaaagattttGGGGATAAACAAAGTTTCAGGAGAAAATTTTAACACGATTTCTCCACAACCATGTCTTTCCACGGAAGCACCATGTCAGTGTGAAGTTTTCTGTCTATTCCTAAAGATGGGGGGGCAAAACAGCAAACCAAATGAAGATCAAGCAAAAGCAGTCTCATcattaacaacaataacaaacaaggCATTTATATTGCACTCTTCTAAAATTGACCAACAAAGCACAGAATAAGTAAAGAACACcaatacaacaacaacacaaactaAGCATTTTATGATTTATcacaacaaaaaaaacctgaaaggCAGCCGCCGAATGATAGAGATGTACGGATTCGTACAAATGTCTTTGACCTCATATTCAGTCAATTTATGCACACACAAACTCTGCATGCAGACAGTTGGAAGTACAAGCTGCCGTATATCACCTCGGACCGATCATAAAACAGATATCAAAAGCCTACATCACAGCATGTTTATCAAataatatcattgtatccaatgaaattacTGGGCCTGTGAGACAAGTGCCCGTCTTTATCCTTACGAATAAAGACAGGTGACCAGTCTAGGATAACACTCCCTTTACcgtataagaactagagggcacgcTGGCCTATATACTCGACCCAGCATGCGTGCAGgaggccattttctaagttgacaaaacaggcatcgcacagcgtgtgtttgtgcagccattttgtaggttgacaaaacagcatcacatagcgttcaataaacacaaactccagtGTTTCATATACAAcacgcgtacagaatggcgtgcacatgtctccttgcggtcccgtcgcgtttgagcaagaagcatcaccagtgcgccctctagttcttattatAACTCGATGCCCTTTACTCACCTGTAACAGTCTGAACCATAGGGGCATTCTTCCTTATCCTCCTCTTCTCCCTCACTACCATCCTCCTCCTCCTTCTCCTCCTCCTCCTGCTCCTCCTCATCTTCTTCATCCATGTAATCAGAATCCCCAGGATGACTGTACTCCTCTGAGTGCAGAGGATTTTTCCTGAGGTGAAACAAACTTTGACATTACCTTCATTTCTTTTTGACACCAACAATTCCAACTCCCAGTTGACCAAAGTGCAAAATACATaaagaacaacaaaacaacaattaacaCAAACTAAGCATTGGGAAATAAATACATCTTCAGATTAATCTCAAAAgatcaacaataacaacaatatttgTGTTCTTTAACAAATATTGACATTTCATATCAATCTTTGATTCGAACTTGGACCCTTTTCGTTGGATACATTTTATGATATGCCTGTTAAATATGCCTGTTTAAGAACAAGAAATCAGCCTATGGTGTGATCATAAGCATCAACTTTTGGACTCAAAATTTCAATGgactgaaagaaacaaaatatataccaACATGGACAACATTTGTACAAAGTTACAATGGAATAACAGGCACAATTATAATCAGAGAAAGTTTAACACATGAAGcttaatttaatttttgaagCTGTTTGTTGGAGAGCAGAACTCACCGATAGCACTTCTTGCCGTATTGACAAACTTCTCGTTTCTTCTTGCCATTATTCGCTTTCTTTATTCGCTTCCTTGGAGTGTCATCTAGTGATGGCATCAGCTCCTGGCTGCTTGAAATGGCTCGACCGGATCTTTTTGTGGGTCTGAAATAattatgcaaacaaataaaGGGAGCTTAGGTATTTTGGGCTCCATTTCAttaagcactaagattcatcttaagacgAGTTGTCATTTGCCATGGTGATTtcttgtattgtgacatcacactctgTTTAGTAGTGAAGATTGATTCGTAGTTAATGCGATGCCATGCAATGCTAAGCGAAGTGATGCAATGGTAGGGTGTAGGCTATCCGGCACCAACTTGGGACTCGATCACCGCCTTCCACTTTTCCCTATCCAGCTTTAGGGCACCTCATCTCGCCAGTTAAGGTCGATCTTGAGCCATGAACCTTCAATAATCTCTCACATAACCCCCCCTTCCCCAGCCGAAGAAAAaaccacagaaaaaaaaacctttcaatAGCGAggattaaaaattaataaatccaGATTGAACAATTGGCTCTACAAATATTTATTCAAAATTCACAAATCCAGATTAAACAAATGACTCTACGAGTTTTGTTCCGTcactagacctttatcatgctgcctccatcttggtcatgttcctcgtattgaataacaataatgcatgctaataatcatcttgcaattaggaaccagactattttgttcttccagcctcggtttggtaacattgatatcaatgagaGGAATTCAAGATGGCTACACTGTATTAAAGGTCTACATGTATACTAGTTGACATGTCATACCTTGGGATATACACTTCCTGTTCACTCATGTCACTATCGTCATCGTCTGAACTACGTCTACTGTGCCTCCGCCCTCCTGTCCTCTTCCTTCTTGGGGTCCTCCCAGAGGTTCTCCCTGGTGTTCTTTTCCCTTTAGAGGGCGATCTTGATCTTGACTAAGTGTGGAcaatgtatacaaatattgattcAGAACAGACAATATTTCTTGAGCAGTCTCTAGTGTGATGTTTATATAATTGTCTAGCCCCTGTATTGGTATGAAGTTCActctatataataataacacttaTGTGTGGCTCATCAGGGGGAATAACGCGCCATTATCCGTCAAGCTTACAATGTATATGACAAGGAGCAAAATACAAACTAGACAAAAACAATTTAgcaacatttcaaaaacaacATATAAAAAAACTATCCAGATACAAAATCAATATTCCCTTTAAACTGAAAAGGTCATTTTGCTTCATCTTCCTTCAGGTTCTGACAAGTGAAAATCAGTCATTATAAGATGGTTAATTAAATATTCAGGTTTCAGACAGGCTATAGGagtacacttaaaaaaaaaacactgaaaagAAATGTAATGGAGAAAATAGTCAATAAAAATCATTGCAGCTTGCGGTAACATAAGTTTCAAACACTCTTACCATTCTTGGGCTATGTGAATCAGGTTCCCAGTCACTCCCTTCATCCCCCTCCGGCACTGGCATCTCCTCTTCCTCACTCTCCCCAGCACTCTCCATAAAATCCTCAGAGTAATCCATCGCCAGCTTTGCCCTCCGCTTCACTGATGCCTGGTCCCTCGTTTTCCCATGCCCCCACCTCCTGGAGACCTCTTCTTTGTTCTCATCCCCGACATCTTTGACAAAGTCTCCGTCGTCGACGTCACCATCTCCATCTCCCTCATCCTCGTCACTTTGCTCCGGAGGGATGACTCTCCTGGGTTGCGCTGCCTCTCTGCCCTTACCCCTCGGTGTGCCCTTTCCTGCCCTTGGGCGCCCACGACCCCTGCTTGGTGTTCTCTTAACAGCTGGTTTGTAATCGTCTTCACTACCTTCATCATCACTGATAGGAGAATACTTCTTGGCTTTGGTTGTGGCTGCCCTTGGTTTGGACGGAGTGCCTGCTCCCTTAGCTCTACCTAGAAGATACACAGTGTGCAAAATGTACAGCTTTGATTTGCAAACAAACTACAATTAAGTTACAGCAGTGAAACACAAACAAGTAAAGTCCGAGCAAATGTGGCTCATCAAGCTGCCATTAAGATCTGCAGTAAACGACTAGGATGCTAGTTAATTGCAGATTTATCCCCAGCTCTTACAAACaccccatttgtactcctgggtggaaagaagcaattatgatatagtgccttgctcaatgacacaattATTGCATCTACCCAGGCCAGCATTCGAACCTACATTATGTAAATTACAGAACTCAAGTCCATAGAAAATAGACCAATGGCATATATATCACATTTTAATcttaaaaacaattgtaagtGATGCACCCTTTTTGGAACTAGGATTGTAATGAGTTTTATTCCCCACCTCTTCCACGCCCCCTTCCTCTAGCGGTGGATCCAGTGGTGACTGGTTTACCCTCTTCAGCCGTTTGACCAGTCTCAAGACTGGCCATCCATTCCGGTAGTTTCCTTTCACGTTGTAAGGGAAGTGCAATCTCCTTCTGACCAGGCAGTGTCACTGTGTCTGCTTTATCATTCTGTCATGACAAAATGTGACCAACATAGACCAGTTAATCTATTTACAAGAAAAATCTAATCCtgttcaaacaaaatgttaaaactgaACAGAagaaccccctcccccccccccccccaaaaaaggtgGATTTTTCAGATTGCTTACCAAAAAGACAAGCGATATAAATGCAAAAGTGGTCAGGATCTCACATGTTGACCCTTTCAGAGTTTTACTCAAAgacctttgaaataaaatctaAATATTTCATAATTAGTCTGTATTTTTAATAAGCTACACT encodes:
- the LOC139947668 gene encoding DNA-directed RNA polymerase II subunit RPB9-like, with translation MSLDFSRQDTQSGAGPGFVGIRFCQECNNMLYPKEDKENKVLLYACRNCDYQQEADNNCVYVNKITHEVDELTQIVAEVVADPTLPRTEDHPCPRCKNKESVFFQSQTNRAEEGMRLYYVCTSPNCGHRWTE
- the LOC139947748 gene encoding uncharacterized protein isoform X1; this encodes MCACCVCKHIGLTRCSPPPVMSGIELKPISESQSGRSNFLLPLGKTVIGRGSVLGVSDKRVSRNHGVVEVSDGKLKIMSTHTNPTFYQANGAAKLIALPKDVWQHLDHGDRISLTPEQHIYEVVIDDRPMNKESQSLGTSLTESPLKQLSSKQHKQGEDKGQENIRTEENNKGSEENIKPNNNDSRTKHSKSDGEDNREDNEKDHKTKRGVEQDEPDAGVSKTKNDKADTVTLPGQKEIALPLQRERKLPEWMASLETGQTAEEGKPVTTGSTARGRGRGRGRAKGAGTPSKPRAATTKAKKYSPISDDEGSEDDYKPAVKRTPSRGRGRPRAGKGTPRGKGREAAQPRRVIPPEQSDEDEGDGDGDVDDGDFVKDVGDENKEEVSRRWGHGKTRDQASVKRRAKLAMDYSEDFMESAGESEEEEMPVPEGDEGSDWEPDSHSPRMSRSRSPSKGKRTPGRTSGRTPRRKRTGGRRHSRRSSDDDDSDMSEQEVYIPRPTKRSGRAISSSQELMPSLDDTPRKRIKKANNGKKKREVCQYGKKCYRKNPLHSEEYSHPGDSDYMDEEDEEEQEEEEKEEEDGSEGEEEDKEECPYGSDCYRKNKRHLKEFKHTKAPGRPKRQAAKRKATVVDGASDDDGAENTYDYKDSFLDDGTQETLGDSPSVESDWNPVEAEADD
- the LOC139947748 gene encoding uncharacterized protein isoform X2 encodes the protein MSTHTNPTFYQANGAAKLIALPKDVWQHLDHGDRISLTPEQHIYEVVIDDRPMNKESQSLGTSLTESPLKQLSSKQHKQGEDKGQENIRTEENNKGSEENIKPNNNDSRTKHSKSDGEDNREDNEKDHKTKRGVEQDEPDAGVSKTKNDKADTVTLPGQKEIALPLQRERKLPEWMASLETGQTAEEGKPVTTGSTARGRGRGRGRAKGAGTPSKPRAATTKAKKYSPISDDEGSEDDYKPAVKRTPSRGRGRPRAGKGTPRGKGREAAQPRRVIPPEQSDEDEGDGDGDVDDGDFVKDVGDENKEEVSRRWGHGKTRDQASVKRRAKLAMDYSEDFMESAGESEEEEMPVPEGDEGSDWEPDSHSPRMSRSRSPSKGKRTPGRTSGRTPRRKRTGGRRHSRRSSDDDDSDMSEQEVYIPRPTKRSGRAISSSQELMPSLDDTPRKRIKKANNGKKKREVCQYGKKCYRKNPLHSEEYSHPGDSDYMDEEDEEEQEEEEKEEEDGSEGEEEDKEECPYGSDCYRKNKRHLKEFKHTKAPGRPKRQAAKRKATVVDGASDDDGAENTYDYKDSFLDDGTQETLGDSPSVESDWNPVEAEADD